In the Triticum aestivum cultivar Chinese Spring chromosome 2B, IWGSC CS RefSeq v2.1, whole genome shotgun sequence genome, tgttgactatggtgtaggctgttgctcggcgttgcacttgctgagccaagatttcatcagttggcagctctctgtttactaagaacctgaggatgggctgggcccatgaaggtgctgcaatttcttcaactgccactagtgcgacttggacaagggcggccgggctgggaggcagcgggttggagtccgcagccgcttgctgatttgacaaagtcccggggccgactggagcagtccccgggccgagctctggagtcttcgatcttgccactgcagtcctcgggccgggttctgaagtccccgggccggcttcgactgtgtgtttcttggagtcggatccgtcttCCTCAGGTGGAGCtggcacaaagattgaatctgattctggtgacggcttgatagaaggcttgaggaggcgccggagggcgacgccagatggtattgcctggcgggtggagccgattcgtgccaaggcgtctgcttggtcattgtcgttccttggcacgtggaggaactcgcacccctcgaagtatccgctgagttgctggacgaggaaatggtagctcgccatatttgcgtccttggcatcccaatcgccagatgattgctggaccaccaagtcagagtcgccataacacaggatccggcgaatgccgagttctttggcaagccggagcccgtggatgagcgcctcgtactcggccacgttgttggaggtggcgaagtggatctgcagcacatatctgagcttgtcgcccttgggggaagtgacgacgacgccggctcccaagccggtgcgcatcttggagtcgtcgaagtgcatctgccaatgggtggagtcaggcgccggtggcagatactgggtctcggcccagtcgacgaggaagtcggcaagtgcttgtgacttgatggcggtgcggggctcgtagtagatggtgtagggggccaggtcgatggcccatttggccactcgaccagaagcatctcggcttccgatgatctcggccagtggagctgtgcagaccaccgtgattggatgctcctggaagtaaggcttcaatttcttggcggcaaaatgcacgccgtagcacatcttctggtaatgggggtagttctgcttggaggccgacagtacctcactcaagtaatataccggtctctggacaggtagcgccttgccttcctccttgcgttcgactacaatgacggtgctgactactcggctggtggcggcaatttatagagcatgggctctttgggagtcagagccgccagcacagggggagtagtcaacatcttctttagttggagaaaagcctcgtccgccttgggagtccactcaaagaaggtcatcttcttcatgagctgatacaaggggagagccttctcgcccagccgactgatgaaccggctgatggatgccaaacaatcagtgaacttctgcacatctaacagtcgtctgggtgcttccatcctctcgatggccttgatcttcataggattgcactctatgccgcgttcggagaccaggaaaccgaggagctggccggctggtactccaaaaatgcacttctctaggttgagcttgatctggaattggcgcagattctcaaaggtttccttgatgtcctccagcaaggttccacgcttctccgtcttcaccactacatcatccacatagacgtgggcatttctgccgagttgcttcaggaggcacttctgcatgcaacgctgaaaggtggcgccggtgtttcttaagccgaacgtcatggtcaggtagcagaaggctccaaaccgcgtgatgaaggcggtcttcagtctatcagccgggttcagcttgatctggtgatatcctgaatatgcgtctaggaaactcaacagctcgcatccggctatggagtctatcacctgatcgattatcggtagagcaaatgggtccttggggcaagctttgttgaggctcgtgtaatcaatgcacatccgccactgcttgttcttcttcagcaccagtaatgggtttgccagccactctggaaaaacacttccatgatgaagccggctgccaggagccgggctatttcttctccaacaactcttcttttttcttctgacaggcggcgcaagggctacctgacgggcttcatatcagatcgggcgtgtaatttgtgctcggcgaattctttcgggacaccaggcatgtccttgggggaccatgcaaagatgtcgcgattctcatggaggaaatcgacgagctcgccttcctatttgctgtcaaggcctgtgcccatgacagcgtacctctccgggtgctccgggtccaacggtatcttctttgtttctttggctggcttgaatgatccttctgcttccgactccttggggtcgggcgataactcgggctgcttgccggccatcgccacgacccgatcaagaagccgtttctcagctgcgatcaccaaggactcggccagccgactgctttcgcccgcgcaagcggacgacttcctgtagtcgccggacacggttaggattcccttggaactcggcatcttcatcttgaggtaggcgtagtgggggactgccatgaacttggccaaggcgggttggccaagcaatgcatgatatgggctttcaaggtccaccacctcaaaccaaattggctctcggcggaaatgatccttgtctccgaagaggacatctatcttgatcttgccgattggcgagcaggaaaggccagggacgattccgtggaacacagtccggctgctctgaagttgtcttcgcttgattcctaatttctccattgtatccttgtacaggatgttgatacttctacctccgtctatcagtactcgcgagaagcgagcggcccgcctatctatggcgagtgtggcgcctaagaccaaggcgtaggagcctagactcggcatcacctctgggtgatcatctctgctccaactgataggcttttcggaccaatgcatgaactctggagtgcttgatgcaaccgcattcacttcttgctgctgttggcgcctgctgcgtcgatcatccgctacactggtgaacaccacatatgCTCCGTGCTCATCCaggaactcgtcttgtatcacgCCGACTGGCCTGATGGCCGGTTGCTGGGGCGGcaatggaggaggcggcccagcagcaGGGGGAcggagcaggccgtcccccttggtGATTCTGGttagccagtggcatttcctggtggtgtggtttgatAGCTTCGCGCCTCTatgaaacttgcagggaccatctagagtctgctcgtaggagaaagccggcagccagttggacttgccgcccttctgtcgcttctccggaggcggtccctccaactgctggtcctctgctgttgccacttgccgactgctggaagtcggctgcggggctttgcgcttctggtcattctgctgttgccgcctACTAGTGtatccagccggagttcttggagcctgaggggcgactttgccagttgtgctgacccgaacctccgccttcatggaggagtcggccgtggcgtacttgtccgctgtgatcagcagctcatcgagggtctccggttcgtcgcagaggagcttgtgcttgaggagggtgccttctctgcacccggcagtaaagtactcgatggcctgcacctcgtgcacgccctcgcaggagttccggagttcgccccagcgcgtgaggtagtcgcgagtagactcgtcagggccttgcacgcacaaggaga is a window encoding:
- the LOC123039164 gene encoding uncharacterized protein, which produces MSSFSTTASALLEALRLQLVEGAKKLASMRRLSEAYQREMDHAVGGSPAPTGPSRLGAIRQRDTPKYTGTMKPEDWLIDYSTAVNIANGNKRVAVRYVPLMLQGSARTWLNSLKPRNINSWVDFTEAFVRNFASTYKRPPKPRQLSLCVQGPDESTRDYLTRWGELRNSCEGVHEVQAIEYFTAGCREGTLLKHKLLCDEPETLDELLITADKYATADSSMKAEVRVVDLESPYHALLGQPALAKFMAVPHYAYLKMKMPSSKGILTVSGDYRKSSACAGESSRLAESLVIAAEKRLLDRVVAMAGKQPELSPDPKESEAEGSFKPAKETKKIPLDPEHPE